The following are from one region of the Aspergillus chevalieri M1 DNA, chromosome 1, nearly complete sequence genome:
- a CDS encoding MFS transporter (COG:G;~EggNog:ENOG410PG9Q;~InterPro:IPR020846,IPR011701,IPR036259;~PFAM:PF07690;~TransMembrane:12 (i86-111o123-142i154-180o186-204i216-238o244-262i326-347o359-381i416-433o439-462i483-500o506-526i);~go_function: GO:0022857 - transmembrane transporter activity [Evidence IEA];~go_process: GO:0055085 - transmembrane transport [Evidence IEA]) → MASSMEESRPPTAAPIDIEQLPARDGDEEKSLDHSSPAVEGKEHDDQSIGPGPTVVPRLKRRGLFGQFTLLAEVENPKLYPRKTKWFITFIVAVAGATAPMGSSIFFPSLARVTKEMHTTTTITNLSISLYMLSMSIFPLWWSSFSERLGRRTIYIVSFCLFVVFNVLCAISHNIVMLIVMRMLSGGASASVQAVGAGTIADLWDTHERGRAMTTFYLGPLCGPLIAPIVGGALAQRWNWRSTLWFLAAYGGLVAAFIFLALPETLAKRKAPAMVENIEQPAPVERRLSRASSRQVVQLTTKWLKMLKLVFLDPLKIVLYLRYPPVLLTVYYASITFGSLYVLNVSIEHTFGYAPYEFPTIIVGLLYIPNSLGYVVASTFSGRWMDSIMQREARKANRYDEDGKLIYRPEDRMRENAWLGALIYPAGLIWYGWTAGEGVFWLVPMIANFFFGVGSMIIFGMATTMLTEFMPKNASAGVALNNFMRNIFSCVGSLVTAPIIDAIGNGWLFTILGLVAFASSSTLYIMRVFGPRWRKSMDALTQ, encoded by the exons ATGGCTTCTAGTATGGAGGAATCGAGACCGCCCACTGCGGCACCGATCGACATCGAACAGCTACCGGCACGAGATGGGGATGAAGAAAAATCCTTGGATCATAGTTCGCCGGCAGTCGAGGGCAAAGAGCACGACGACCAGTCGATTGGACCAGGTCCTACCGTGGTGCCGAGATTGAAACGTCGAGGGCTCTTCGGACAGTTTACTCTACTGGCAGAGGTCGAGAACCCCAAGCTGTACCCTAGGAAGACCAAATGGTTCATCACGTTCATCGTTGCGGTAGCAGGCGCCACAGCTCCCATGGGAAGCTCCATATTCTTTC CCTCTCTGGCCCGAGTGACGAAGGAAATGCATACCAcaaccaccatcaccaattTGTCCATCTCCTTGTACATGCTTAGCATGTCCATATTTCCGCTATGGTGGTCTTCGTTCAGCGAGAGACTTGGTCGACGAACAATATACATCGTTTCGTTCTGCCTCTTCGTGGTTTTCAACGTCCTTTGCGCCATCTCTCATAACATTGTGATGCTCATCGTCATGCGGATGCTCAGTGGTGGGGCCTCAGCATCAGTCCAAGCAGTCGGTGCAGGAACGATTGCTGATCTTTGGGACACACATGAAAGAGGTCGAGCAATGACTACTTTCTATCTCGGCCCGTTGTGTGGTCCATTGATTGCTCCAATTGTTGGTGGTGCCTTGGCGCAACGGTGGAACTGGAGAAGTACGCTATGGTTCCTTGCCGCTTACGGTGGCTTGGTCGCTGCGTTTATCTTCCTTGCGCTGCCTGAGACGTTAGCGAAGCGGAAAGCTCCGGCTATGGTCGAGAACATTGAGCAGCCAGCGCCAGTGGAACGTCGATTGAGCCGAGCTTCTTCCAGACAGGTTGTTCAACTCACGACAAAGTGGCTGAAGATGTTGAAATTGGTGTTCTTGGATCCGTTGAAGATTGTTCTTTACTTGCGATACCCCCCAGTTCTCTTGACAGTGTACTATGCAAGTATCACATTTGGGTCCCTTTATGTGTTGAACGTCAGCATCGAGCACACGTTTGGATATGCCCCTTACGAGTTCCCTACTATTATTGTTGGTCTTCTCTACATTCCCAACTCGCTCGGCTATGTCGTTGCAAGTACATTTTCAGGACGCTGGATGGACAGTATCATGCAACGCGAGGCTAGGAAGGCTAATCGATATGACGAGGACGGCAAGTTGATCTATCGACCCGAAGATCGTATGCGCGAGAATGCCTGGCTCGGTGCTCTCATCTATCCTGCCGGCTTGATATGGTATGGATGGACCGCTGGCGAGGGCGTCTTCTGGCTTGTTCCG ATGATTGCCAATTTCTTCTTCGGGGTGGGGTCCATGATTATCTTCGGTATGGCGACCACGATGTTGACGGAGTTTATGCCAAAGAACGCATCTGCGGGCGTTGCACTGAACAACTTCATGCGGAACATCTTTTCGTGCGTCGGATCCTTGGTCACTGCACCGATTATAGATGCCATCGGCAACGGCTGGCTCTTTACGATCCTGGGCCTCGTTGCGTTTGCCAGCAGTTCAACCCTATATATCATGAGAGTCTTTGGTCCCCGCTGGAGGAAGTCTATGGACGCTCTCACGCAATGA
- a CDS encoding PE repeat family protein (COG:S;~EggNog:ENOG410PZ9T;~TransMembrane:1 (o698-715i)) has product MAKGGKKSNRKKSINNKQLLPVINDNNLPVSEPTSDEKAIVEDGVLGPDQGDGDEPNGTEDAPAGDDAAAPDAEAAEHSTPPEEPAEPVDEEVKPEKEASPEEAKPEGEDEAQRDEAAAEAEEAPAADGEDAPVPEEGALDGEQGGQPAEEVPQEAKPAPEPGEDAPPAADEAPAEENEGKGDGEEPSAEEPAAEPAGAEPVADAEETPADPPAEDEPAADKTAPANDNAAAPEEPAAEDPVAEAEGAPEGENEKAEEPEETPAEQPEGDEEDAEEPGPAFEEPAEAAQSEESAAHSGPAGDEAEAEAATGDGADEVTPEETPAEEPAAEDSPEEHPAEEAPAPAEEAEQTAEETTEEETSGGSADESGEEPADEPAEETAEKAPAEESPPEEEATAAEESAEKPPAGDVPAEEAPAEEAPAEEAPAEEAPEEEPAEEPAPADEQPAEESAQSAEEGAVEESAAEDVPADELSAEEEAPEEELAEEAPAEEPAAEEPPSEEPVPEEAEPAEEAPEEAPVEEPSEEASTEEEAADAEPATEPAEELAKEALAEEPEEPPADEPAAAEEASAEEPTPEAPAEEPVPEEAPEEAPAEREPAPEELAVEELPAEGTPAEEPAEVPAPEEIPAEEGLAEPTPEEPAAEEPTTEETPELAAEEAPPAEEPAPEKPVPEEPVPTEEPPADADSGESSKGDHLTEAAVAAGAVAAGAAGAAAIHSRRKKRRSTDVDGERRHSRSSSYGYRDLERGGKGDGNLITNRWVKALGEAKRQHEEKAIKQEDKRQKHKVAVIERGRRSEEREREREESQPRERRRSRRASRSERTERTTGKESVALETKSRRRSSVSYERDLASRHAMSASSAPKPRAFLKYMNTESDTNGPLLMINGHKASANVRYHDHSHGSRRSSKSYAHSHAHSHSHSHSRDEGRKSLERSHSTRSRHSNKGDSEDEAAKREEREARRARRKAAEEEERKLKEQEEQQKQQEQQQNEAEEKESRRRRHSGEKEHRHRSHHHRSRQLETPPPPRPSKLRQILKATTVVVC; this is encoded by the exons ATGGCTAAAGgtggaaagaaaagcaataGGAAGAAGAGTATCAATAATAAACAACTGCTCCCGGTAATAAACGACAATAACCTACCTGTCTCTGAACCCACCTCCGACGAGAAGGCAATTGTGGAAGATGGGGTCCTCGGTCCA GACCAgggcgatggcgatgaaCCTAATGGGACGGAAGATGCCCCGGCAGGAGATGACGCTGCCGCGCCGGATGCTG AAGCAGCTGAACATTCGACACCACCTGAGGAGCCAGCAGAACCAGTCGACGAAGAGGTAAAGCCGGAGAAAGAAGCATCACCCGAAGAAGCCAAGCCTGAAGGCGAAGACGAAGCCCAACGTGACGAAGCAGCAGCCGAGGCAGAAGAGGCACCTGCGGCAGACGGTGAGGACGCACCAGTACCAGAAGAGGGTGCCCTCGATGGCGAGCAAGGAGGACAACCTGCGGAAGAAGTTCCTCAAGAAGCGAAGCCAGCACCGGAGCCTGGTGAGGATGCACCACCGGCGGCAGATGAAGCTCCCGCAGAAGAGAATGAAGGTAAAGGTGACG GAGAAGAACCAAGTGCAGAAGAACCCGCTGCCGAACCTGCAGGCGCTGAACCGGTCGCCGATGCGGAAGAGACCCCAGCGGATCCTCCTGCGGAAGACGAGCCAGCGGCCGACAAAACTGCCCCTGCTAATGACAATGCTGCTGCGCCTGAGGAACCCGCCGCTGAAGACCCTGTGGCCGAAGCCGAGGGCGCACCCGAAGGTGAAAACGAGAAGGCCGAAGAGCCCGAAGAGACACCAGCTGAGCAACCAGAaggcgatgaagaagacgcaGAAGAACCGGGGCCAGCATTTGAAGAGCCCGCAGAAGCCGCTCAATCCGAGGAGTCTGCTGCTCATTCGGGACCTGCTGGAGACGAAGCTGAAGCCGAAGCTGCTACGGGAGACGGTGCGGATGAGGTAACCCCCGAAGAAACCCCAGCAGAGGAACCGGCTGCCGAAGATAGCCCCGAAGAGCATCCAGCTGAAGAAGCCCCGGCCCCGGCAGAGGAAGCGGAACAAACAGCGGAGGAGACGACTGAAGAGGAGACGTCAGGTGGATCGGCTGATGAATCTGGTGAGGAGCCAGCAGACGAACCCGCCGAAGAGACCGCTGAAAAGGCACCTGCCGAAGAATCGCCTCCTGAGGAAGAAGCAACTGCAGCTGAGGAATCTGCTGAAAAGCCACCTGCTGGAGATGTTCCAGCGGAAGAGGCTCCAGCGGAAGAGGCTCCAGCGGAAGAGGCTCCAGCGGAAGAGGCACCTGAGGAAGAACCTGCGGAAGAGCCTGCACCTGCCGATGAACAACCAGCTGAGGAATCTGCTCAGTCTGCTGAAGAAGGTGCCGTTGAGGAGTCCGCTGCTGAGGATGTACCTGCTGACGAACTTTCTGCTGAAGAGGAAGCACCAGAAGAAGAACTCGCTGAGGAAGCTCCGGCCGAAGAGCCCGCCGCCGAAGAACCGCCGTCTGAGGAGCCTGTACCCGAAGAGGCTGAGCCCGCTGAGGAAGCACCTGAGGAAGCACCTGTCGAGGAACCATCGGAAGAAGCTTCAACTGAAGAAGAGGCTGCTGATGCAGAGCCTGCCACAGAGCCGGCTGAAGAACTGGCTAAAGAGGCTCTTGCCGAAGAGCCCGAAGAGCCACCCGCTGATGAGCCCGCTGCGGCAGAAGAGGCGTCTGCTGAAGAGCCTACACCCGAAGCCCCAGCTGAGGAGCCAGTCCCTGAAGAAGCCCCGGAAGAGGCTCCTGCCGAACGTGAACCAGCACCTGAGGAGCTTGCAGTTGAGGAACTGCCTGCCGAAGGAACGCCCGCCGAAGAGCCAGCTGAAGTACCTGCACCAGAAGAGATACCCGCCGAAGAAGGTCTTGCCGAGCCTACGCCCGAAGAACCTGCAGCTGAGGAACCGACTACTGAAGAGACTCCCGAACTCGCGGCGGAAGAAGCTCCTCCGGCTGAAGAGCCTGCGCCTGAAAAACCTGTGCCCGAAGAGCCCGTCCCCACTGAAGAGCCACCTGCTGATGCTGATAGTGGAGAATCATCTAAGGGCGATCACCTCACAGAAGCTGCGGTCGCTGCGGGGGCTGTGGCTGCCGGAGCTGCAGGAGCTGCAGCTATACATTCTCGCAGAAAGAAGCGACGCTCTACAGATGTGGATGGTGAACGACGCCACTCGAGGAGCTCATCGTATGGATATCGCGACCTTGAGCGCGGCGGCAAGGGTGATGGTAACTTAATCACGAACCGATGGGTGAAGGCATTGGGCGAAGCCAAGAGACAGCATGAAGAGAAGGCCATCAAACAGGAGGATAAGCGACAAAAGCACAAGGTCGCCGTTATCGAACGGGGCCGCCGGTCTGAGGAGCGGGAACGCGAGCGCGAAGAATCGCAGCCAAGGGAGCGAAGACGATCTAGGCGTGCTTCGCGCTCTGAACGAACTGAACGAACTACTGGGAAGGAAAGCGTCGCCCTTGAAACTAAGTCAAGACGTCGGAGTTCAGTCAGCTATGAACGGGACTTAGCCTCGAGACATGCGATGTCGGCATCTTCAGCACCGAAACCTCGTGCATTTTTGAAGTACATGAACACCGAGTCCGACACGAACGGTCCTTTGCTCATGATAAACGGCCACAAAGCCTCTGCCAACGTGCGCTACCATGACCACAGTCATGGAAGTCGCCGGTCTTCGAAGAGCTATGCCCATAGTCACGCCCacagccatagccatagccattCGCGCGATGAGGGAAGAAAATCTCTCGAACGCTCACATTCCACCAGATCGCGTCACAGCAACAAAGGTGATAGTGAAGATGAAGCCGCCAAACGAGAAGAACGCGAAGCACGACGGGCACGCAGGAAGGccgccgaggaagaagagaggaagcTCAAGGAGCAGGAAGAGCaacagaagcagcaagaacAGCAACAGAATGAAGCCGAGGAGAAAGAGTCCCGTCGTCGCCGGCATTCGGGAGAGAAAGAGCACCGTCATCGCTCTCATCACCATCGGAGTCGACAACTTGAgactcctccgcctccgcggCCATCGAAACTGAGACAGATTCTTAAGGCTACTACTGTTGTGGTTTGTTGA
- a CDS encoding gamma-glutamyltransferase family protein (COG:E;~EggNog:ENOG410PIB1;~InterPro:IPR043137,IPR029055,IPR043138;~MEROPS:MER0094876;~PFAM:PF01019), with translation MPLNSKAVYSKLNADFVPFSSRRSTVHSTKGIVSCTQPLAAAAGQRILKEGGNAADAAVAVAAALNITEPSSTGIGGDMFCLYYDAKTKKVGSLNGSGRYAGNASLEKVRGDLNIAPENQGGRIPMTSALAVTVPGAAAGWIDTIEKFGSGKLSLEEILKPAIELGEEGFPVSELASSFWQESENLLRNASPNFREMLKTDPNGKDGVRSPLPGDILKNPTLAQTFRSLAAEGKRGFYEGRIAEAIVKVVQDLGGYISLDDLKHHAEAGTQATDAISLKFSGQNIVENQRAGTDDGAHHGVEIWEHPPNGQGIVALMALGILEELERTHKIPQFTEDQHNSAEYLHAVIESLRIAFADASWWVTDPDVEKVPTKELISQRYLTERAKLFNPDQASNVLDHGSPAHNHCDTVYFAVTDKDGNGISFINSNYAGFGTGIIPQGCGFTLQNRGCNFSLTAGHPNALAPRKRPYHTIIPAMITNSTDGSLHSVYGVMGGFMQPQGHVQVLLNMLAFKYHPQAALDAPRICLAATSPEPGKDMDRTVFVEEGVSEKAVEGLKKKGHKIQVLEGWKRGMFGRGQIIRSHYDDGVLVYSAGSDPRGDGMAIPVV, from the exons ATGCCGCTCAATTCAAAAGCAGTCTACTCCAAACTCAATGCGGACTTCGTCCCGTTCTCCAGCCGGAGAAGTACCGTTCATAGTACCAAAGGCATTGTCTCGTGCACGCAGCCTCTAGCCGCGGCTGCGGGACAGAGGATTCTGAAAGAGGGCGGAAATGCTGCT GACGCCGCCGTAGCCGTAGCAGCGGCATTAAACATCACGGAACCAAGCTCCACTGGCATCGGAGGTGACATGTTCTGTCTCTACTACGATGCCAAAACCAAGAAGGTCGGCTCTCTTAATGGTTCTGGCCGCTACGCCGGCAATGCAAGCCTCGAGAAGGTCCGAGGTGACTTGAATATCGCGCCTGAGAATCAGGGTGGTCGTATTCCCATGACCAGTGCTCTTGCGGTGACTGTTCCCGGTGCTGCGGCAGGGTGGATTGATACAATTGAGAAGTTTGGGAGTGGGAAGTTGTCATTGGAGGAGATTTTGAAGCCGGCTATTGAGCTGGGAGAGGAGGGGTTTCCGGTTTCGGAGTTGGCTTCCTCGTTT TGGCAAGAAAGCGAGAACCTACTCCGCAATGCATCCCCGAATTTCCGGGAGATGCTCAAGACAGACCCCAACGGCAAAGATGGTGTCAGAAGCCCTCTGCCCGGAGATATCCTGAAGAACCCAACGTTAGCCCAGACCTTCCGCTCTCTAGCAGCAGAAGGCAAGAGAGGTTTCTACGAGGGCCGGATCGCAGAGGCAATAGTCAAGGTGGTCCAGGATCTCGGAGGCTACATTTCCCTCGATGACCTCAAGCATCACGCGGAAGCTGGCACTCAAGCAACGGACGCTATCTCGCTCAAGTTCAGTGGCCAGAATATCGTGGAGAACCAACGTGCCGGCACGGATGACGGCGCCCACCACGGCGTCGAAATCTGGGAACACCCACCCAACGGACAGGGTATCGTCGCCCTGATGGCATTGGGAATCCTCGAGGAACTCGAACGCACACACAAAATTCCACAATTCACTGAGGACCAGCACAACTCGGCCGAGTACCTACACGCCGTGATTGAAAGTCTCCGTATCGCCTTCGCAGATGCTTCCTGGTGGGTCACAGACCCCGACGTCGAGAAAGTCCCAACAAAAGAACTCATCTCCCAGCGCTACCTGACTGAACGCGCCAAACTCTTCAATCCAGACCAAGCATCCAATGTTCTCGACCATGGCAGTCCCGCACACAACCACTGCGATACAGTGTACTTCGCCGTAACTGACAAGGATGGCAACGGCATCTCTTTCATTAACAGCAATTACGCCGGATTCGGAACAGGAATCATCCCCCAGGGCTGCGGGTTCACTTTGCAGAACCGCGGATGTAACTTCTCGCTTACAGCTGGACACCCCAATGCTCTGGCTCCTCGCAAGAGACCCTACCACACCATCATCCCTGCCATGATCACGAACTCCACAGATGGCTCGCTGCACTCCGTATACGGCGTTATGGGCGGGTTCATGCAGCCCCAGGGCCACGTGCAAGTCCTGCTAAACATGCTAGCGTTCAAGTACCACCCACAGGCAGCTCTGGATGCACCACGGATTTGTCTTGCGGCTACGTCTCCAGAGCCCGGGAAGGATATGGACCGGACAGTCTTTGTTGAGGAAGGGGTTAGTGAGAAGGCTGTTGAGGGGTtgaagaaaaagggacaTAAGATCCAGGTGTTGGAGGGGTGGAAGAGGGGTATGTTTGGGAGGGGACAGATTATTAGGTCTCACTATGATGATGGAGTTCTGGTGTATAGTGCGGGTAGTGATCCGAGAGGCGATGGCATGGCTATTCCTGTCGTATAA
- the THS1 gene encoding threonine--tRNA ligase THS1 (COG:J;~EggNog:ENOG410PFEM;~InterPro:IPR036621,IPR006195,IPR002320,IPR012675, IPR012676,IPR004154,IPR033728,IPR018163,IPR012947, IPR002314;~PFAM:PF03129,PF07973,PF00587;~go_component: GO:0005737 - cytoplasm [Evidence IEA];~go_function: GO:0000166 - nucleotide binding [Evidence IEA];~go_function: GO:0004812 - aminoacyl-tRNA ligase activity [Evidence IEA];~go_function: GO:0004829 - threonine-tRNA ligase activity [Evidence IEA];~go_function: GO:0005524 - ATP binding [Evidence IEA];~go_process: GO:0006418 - tRNA aminoacylation for protein translation [Evidence IEA];~go_process: GO:0006435 - threonyl-tRNA aminoacylation [Evidence IEA];~go_process: GO:0043039 - tRNA aminoacylation [Evidence IEA]), whose protein sequence is MAAEGSNDLPVRPAEANPAKADAKQSNTDALPDFIVERNNFFEELWQKHLEELKNKPHPDINITVDLGNGTTTTVTAKAWETTPAKLLKDLPKELGANAVIGKVDGELYDLGRVLEHDCTVAYIPFDDPEGREVFWHSSAHCLGEACECQYGCLLSHGPPTPQGFFYDMAMPDGRVVNQSDWPPLESKSNRIMKEKQSFDRLEVTKEDLRKMFAYSKYKLHYIDKLVTGEKSTVYRCGTLVDLCRGPHIQSTGKIKNFKIMQNSSAYFLGDQANDSLQRIRGVAFPDKQRFHEHMKFLEEAEKRNHVKIGKEQELFFFDEVSPGCPFLLPNGTKIFNALQSLLRSEYRKRGYQEVQTPNMYDVGIWKTSGHWAHYKDDMFKLDVEKREWALKPMNCPGHFVLFGHRERSYRELPLRIADFGVLHRNEASGALSGLTRVRKFQQDDTHIFCTQDQITSEIEGLFDFLQSIYGLFGFTFKLKLSTRPEKYLGEVETWNYAEEQLKKAMSNFKGSDWTIDEGDGAFYGPKIDITIADALKREFQCATIQLDYQAPINFKLEYMSHEKAQAGAEEAKEGETKSNEPGPGRARPVVIHRAIIGSFERFLGILIEHFGGKWPFWISPRQILIVPVMPAVNDYVEELQQLLRDDKLNVDIDVSGNTMQKKIRTGQLAQYNFIFVVGAQEKESRSVNIRNRDDPATQKQGVMIPLEEARTKLRALRKERRLVNTL, encoded by the exons ATGGCTGCTGAAGGCTCGAATGATCTGCCCGTGAGGCCCGCGGAGGCTAACCCCGCTAAGGCGGATGCGAAGCAGTCGAACACCGACGCCCTCCCTGATTTTATCGTCGAGCGCaacaatttcttcgaagaaCTGTGGCAGAAACATCTCGAGGAGCTCAAAAACAAGCCGCACCCGGATATCAACATTACTGTCGACCTCGGCAATGGAACCACCACTACCGTTACGGCCAAAGCTTGGGAGACCACCCCCGCCAAACTCCTCAAGGATCTTCCGAAAGAGTTGGGCGCCAATGCTGTGATCGGAAAGGTTGATGGAGAGCTCTACGACTTGGGTCGAGTTTTGGAACACGATTGCACAGTTGCCTACATTCCTTTCGATGACCCAGAGGGAAGGGAGGTGTTCTGGCATTCTAGCGCACACTGCTTGGGTGAGGCTTGTGAATGTCAGTATGGATGTCTTCTTTCGCATGGTCCGCCTACACCCCAGGGTTTCTTCTATGATATGGCCATGCCGGACGG CCGTGTCGTCAACCAGAGTGACTGGCCGCCCCTCGAGAGCAAGTCGAACCGAATCATGAAAGAAAAGCAGAGCTTCGACCGACTGGAGGTTACAAAGGAGGATCTTAGGAAGATGTTTGCGTACAGCAAATATAAGCTACACTACATCGACAAGCTGGTGACGGGTGAAAAGAGTACTGTATACAGGTGCGGTACTCTTGTTGACCTGTGCAGGGGTCCTCACATTCAGAGCACCGGCAAGATCAAGAACTTTAAGATCATGCAG AACTCTTCCGCATATTTCCTCGGTGACCAAGCCAATGACTCCTTGCAACGTATCCGTGGTGTTGCCTTCCCCGACAAGCAGCGGTTCCATGAGCACATGAAATTCCTCGAGGAGGCAGAGAAGCGTAACCACGTCAAAATCGGCAAGGAACAGGAACTGTTCTTCTTCGACGAAGTCTCCCCCGGTTGCCCCTTCCTTCTGCCTAACGGAACCAAGATTTTCAATGCCCTTCAGTCTCTCCTGCGATCGGAATATCGTAAGCGTGGCTACCAGGAGGTCCAGACCCCGAACATGTACGATGTCGGTATCTGGAAGACATCCGGTCATTGGGCCCACTACAAGGACGACATGTTCAAGCTCGACGTTGAGAAGAGGGAGTGGGCGCTCAAGCCTATGAATTGCCCTGGACACTTTGTGCTCTTCGGACACCGCGAGCGCAGTTACAGAGAGCTTCCGCTCAGAATTGCAGACTTTGGTGTTTTGCACCGTAATGAGGCTTCAGGTGCCTTGAGTGGTCTTACTCGTGTTCGTAAGTTCCAGCAGGACGACACTCACATTTTCTGTACACAGGACCAG ATCACTTCGGAAATTGAGGGCCTCTTCGATTTCCTGCAGTCCATCTATGGCCTGTTCGGTTTCACCTTCAAGTTGAAGCTCTCTACCCGTCCTGAGAAGTATCTGGGCGAGGTTGAGACGTGGAACTACGCCGAAGAGCagttgaagaaggccatGTCGAACTTCAAGGGTAGCGACTGGACCATCGACGAGGGTGACGGCGCTTTCTATGGACCGAAGATCGATATCACCATCGCTGATGCCCTGAAGAGAGAATTTCAGTGTGCCACCATCCAGCTGGACTACCAAGCACCGATCAACTTCAAGCTCGAGTACATGTCTCACGAGAAGGCCCAGGCCGGTGCGGAAGAGGCGAAGGAGGGTGAGACCAAATCCAACGAGCCTGGTCCTGGCCGTGCCCGTCCCGTCGTCATCCACCGTGCCATTATTGGTTCCTTCGAGCGATTCCTGGGCATCCTGATTGAGCACTTTGGTGGCAAGTGGCCCTTCTGGATCAGCCCTCGCCAGATTCTTATTGTCCCCGTCATGCCTGCCGTGAACGATTACGTCGAGGAACTGCAGCAACTCCTGCGTGATGACAAGCTGAACGTCGACATTGACGTCAGCGGTAACACCATGCAGAAGAAGATCCGTACTGGACAATTGGCTCAGTACAACTTCATTTTCG TTGTCGGCGCCCAAGAAAAGGAGTCTCGCTCCGTCAACATCCGTAACCGTGACGACCCGGCCACTCAGAAGCAGGGTGTTATGATTCCTCTTGAGGAAGCACGCACTAAGCTCCGGGCCCTACGGAAGGAGCGCCGATTGGTGAACACTCTGTAA
- the GAR1_1 gene encoding H/ACA ribonucleoprotein complex subunit GAR1/NAF1 (COG:J;~EggNog:ENOG410PPNM;~InterPro:IPR007504,IPR009000,IPR038664;~PFAM:PF04410;~go_process: GO:0001522 - pseudouridine synthesis [Evidence IEA];~go_process: GO:0042254 - ribosome biogenesis [Evidence IEA]), with protein sequence MSFRGGGRGGFATGANRGGNFGGRGGRGGFQPSFGPPAQVLEMGSFMHACEGELVCESINPKIPYFNAPIYLENKTPIGKVDEVLGPINQVYFTVKPQEGIVATSFKPGDKVFIGGDKLLPLEKFLPKPKPPPGAAKPKRVTKPGARGGGMRGGRGAPRGGRGGAPRGRGGFGGGFGGRGGAPRGGGFSRGGGRGGRGGPRGRF encoded by the exons ATGTCTTTTCGCGGAGGGGGCCGTGGTGGCTTCGCCACCGGTGCTAATCGAGGAGGAAACTTTGGTGGTCGCGGTG GTCGCGGAGGCTTCCAGCCGTCGTTCGGTCCGCCCGCGCAGGTTCTGG AGATGGGAAGCTTCATGCATGCGTGTGAAGGCGAGCTCGTTTGCGAATCGATCAACCCCAAGATTCCGTACTTCAACGCCCCCATCTACCTCGAGAACAAG ACTCCCATTGGAAAGGTCGACGAGGTCCTAGGTCCCATCAACCAGGTGTACTTCACCGTTAAGCCTCAGGAGGGCATTGTCGCAACCTCTTTCAAGCCTGGTGACAAGGTTTTCATCGGCGGTGACAAGCTCCTGCCTCTGGAGAA GTTTCttcccaagcccaagccccCACCGG GTGCTGCGAAGCCGAAGAGGGTTACCAAGCCTGGTGCTCGTGGTGGTGGAATGAGGGGTGGACGTGGTGCTCCCCGCGGTGGCAGAGGCGGCGCTCCCCGTGGACGCGGAGGTTTCGGTGGAGGATTCGGAGGTAGAGGAGGTGCCCCCCGTGGCGGAGGCTTTTCGAGAGGCGGCGGCCGTGGAGGTCGCGGCGGCCCTCGCGGCCGATTCTAA